Part of the Diprion similis isolate iyDipSimi1 chromosome 10, iyDipSimi1.1, whole genome shotgun sequence genome, AACCTTGGACTCGGGCGGTTGTCATTTGAAAAGAACCACAACGTCTCGACGCACCGTATAAACGGCTCTTTCCAAGAGTTGCACGACGCCCTCCAACTTCACGACCATCGCCACGGCGCCCAAGAGCTTTCCGAGCTCTACGGGGACGATGACGTGGGTTACCAGGATAAGGCGCACTTCGTCAAGGCCGATGAGGTCTTCGCCAAAGCTGACGATTTCTTGACATCCGAAAGAAACTTTGGACAATCCACCACGAGGATCGTAAAGAGGAACATAGCTGAAGGTGGTTATCAATACATAACACGATATCCGTAGAATCTGAGACCTTCGGCGAGACCTTCACGTTTTCGCACTGAAGTATAATCAAACGATTATCTAGCTATAAGGCCATAGATGACTTAGGTTGGGAGAGATAATCTGCACAGCTGTGCTCTCAGCGATAGCGTTAGCAAATTAAACGTAGCTTGTTATAGATTATATAAAATCTCATCAAAATACCCTCAAGTGCTCCATGAGATTGCGTCACCGACACTCGATCGTTGGCTCATGTCTATAACGAGATGTTGATTCCTAATAACgcacgttttcaaatttgcttCTTTTCCGGATTTCAGAAACATCCGGAGAACGAGTTGAGCCGTATGAGGACAGTCTGTGTCTCTCGCATCAAGCCCTGCTCCAGACTTTTGGTCTGCGACCAAATCATTCCGTTGCCATTAAACCGGCGCGGTTTTTGCACCTCTGTCCGGCGATCGTTTACCAGCTCGATCGCAGGGCTTGCGATGTCAGAGTCAATCCACCGCCGACGTTCAAGTTCAAAGTAGGACCAAGTAAAAAGGTGTCGCGGACCGAGGGTGAGTTCTCGATTAATTCTTCTCAAGTGGTGTTCCCGGTACACCAATATTATCTCCGAGGGTTTAACCATTCCTGAAATCCGGTGTACTTACACGTTGCTCAAATCACTTGAAGTCACTCGAAGTCATATGAAGCTACGTGGAGTCACCTCGATTCACTTGAAGTTGAAGTCATTTCAAGTCAGGGAATTCAATGAATTCACTTGAACTCACATGAAGtcatttgaagtcgattgacTTCACGAAGTCTCTTCAAGTCTTGCAGTCATGAAATCAGGTGTGCGGTCAATCGACGCACTGGTTAACCCCTCGATTCTCTCTAATCTCGATAATTGGCAGCCTGGATCCACGCGACTTTGGCCACTGGGGTGATCAGCTCCGTGGGACTTCTGGCCGTTACCATGGTGAAACTGACGCGGCGTCCGTCGTTCCTCCACTTCCTGGTCGCCCTGGCTGTCGGCACGCTCAGCGGGGACGCCCTGCTACATCTTCTGCCGCATGTGAGCTTAATCGTTGTGAAGTCAGCTGGACTAAGAGTAACGAAgacaattaataatttttaggcTCTGCTTTCAGAGGATATGGATCACGAGACCGCTGCGCTCAGATGTAGTGCGACCTTCTTAGCCGTCGTACTTTTTTACGCACTCGAGGCCACCCTTTTCCTCGTCAGGTTACCTAATGTAAGTTACGTGGGATCCAATCTCCTGGCCGACCACAGTAACGGTTATACCTATCTATAATGCTGATACGATTCCAGCTTCGGAAGAAGGCGGCTCCAGGCGACGAACGCGACGTCTCTTTCGAGCTCGGGGCCACATCGGCTGTGAATAAGAGCGTGGAGGAGGCCGACTCGATGCTGACGCAGCACGGTCACTCCCACGGTCTCCCCGAGGGAAAATCGTCCTCCCTGGtcttcctcgtcctcgtcggcGACGGGCTCCACAATATGGCAGACGGCCTCGCGATCGGCGCCTCCTTCGCCAGCGACCCGGTCGCTGGGTTGGCGACAACAATAGCTGTCTTCTGCCATGAG contains:
- the LOC124410962 gene encoding zinc transporter ZIP10, yielding MPRRYGFCGCWFVVMSFALCYTCGSEDTIIPNQAHRDHRFFLQQIFDKYGDKGIITFEGFEHLLENLGLGRLSFEKNHNVSTHRINGSFQELHDALQLHDHRHGAQELSELYGDDDVGYQDKAHFVKADEVFAKADDFLTSERNFGQSTTRIVKRNIAEETSGERVEPYEDSLCLSHQALLQTFGLRPNHSVAIKPARFLHLCPAIVYQLDRRACDVRVNPPPTFKFKVGPSKKVSRTEAWIHATLATGVISSVGLLAVTMVKLTRRPSFLHFLVALAVGTLSGDALLHLLPHALLSEDMDHETAALRCSATFLAVVLFYALEATLFLVRLPNLRKKAAPGDERDVSFELGATSAVNKSVEEADSMLTQHGHSHGLPEGKSSSLVFLVLVGDGLHNMADGLAIGASFASDPVAGLATTIAVFCHELPHELGDFAVLINAGMSVRRALMYNLLSSALSFVGAAVGVCLGEIGNASHWIYAVTAGSFMYIALANLVPEMMRFVKTDAKAHGILIQLSGIAVGGMLMLLIALHEEKLMGLLS